A stretch of Candidatus Poribacteria bacterium DNA encodes these proteins:
- a CDS encoding sigma 54-interacting transcriptional regulator, with the protein MDLPKLVIGDSSRRIIGESAPMRTVLRQVEQVAPTKATVLITGETGVGKDVIAEAIHESSPRKDRPFKAVNCGAFYQDLLQSELFGHERGAFTGASSQRRGVFEQADGGTLFLDEVGEMSPEVQVKFLRVLESQEFTRLGGEKNIKVDVRIIAATNINLAKSVKDRKFRQDLYYRLNLFRIHIPPLRDRREDIPLFVDAFISELSEDHGKTVTGIAPEALSYLQNANWHGNVRQLRNAIESAIIVATTDELQLKDFPIDSESEQITALPVQVSGTQLAPTQVVGTEISGEVGFPNQSGTSLQVVDPATSAITTENIAVYKTIIGLIFSAIRSLDPTAAARDDMPPLIPDEDTSWMQINEADDAADILRKTLEVLSTITKVLENRNQDGILPIVNPMEPQEGTKRTDSKPVAVYDEEVIGKVGMTMAEIERAAIQKTLAETDGNKTEAAKILDIGVRTLHRKLDAYRQEVNNNSGDNFNQE; encoded by the coding sequence ATGGATCTTCCAAAGCTCGTTATTGGCGATAGTTCACGACGCATTATCGGTGAATCCGCACCGATGCGGACGGTTTTGCGTCAAGTCGAACAGGTCGCACCGACGAAAGCGACTGTCCTCATCACAGGCGAAACGGGTGTCGGCAAAGATGTCATCGCCGAGGCTATACACGAAAGTAGTCCACGTAAAGATCGACCCTTCAAAGCCGTCAACTGCGGTGCATTTTACCAAGACCTCCTTCAAAGCGAACTCTTTGGACATGAAAGAGGCGCGTTTACAGGCGCGTCCAGCCAACGCCGCGGGGTGTTTGAGCAAGCAGACGGTGGGACGCTTTTTCTTGATGAAGTCGGCGAAATGTCCCCTGAAGTACAGGTAAAATTCCTGCGGGTCTTAGAGTCGCAGGAATTCACCCGACTCGGTGGTGAAAAAAATATAAAAGTCGATGTCCGAATTATCGCCGCAACGAATATCAACCTTGCAAAGTCCGTTAAAGATCGAAAATTTAGGCAAGATCTCTATTATCGGTTGAACCTCTTTCGCATCCACATCCCACCGCTGCGCGACCGACGCGAGGATATTCCGCTCTTTGTTGATGCGTTTATTTCTGAATTAAGTGAAGACCACGGAAAAACGGTTACCGGCATAGCACCGGAAGCGCTCAGTTATCTCCAAAATGCAAATTGGCACGGTAACGTCCGGCAACTCAGAAATGCCATTGAGTCTGCTATCATTGTGGCGACAACTGATGAGCTCCAACTTAAAGATTTTCCAATAGATTCAGAATCCGAACAGATTACGGCACTGCCTGTTCAAGTGTCAGGCACGCAACTCGCACCTACGCAGGTGGTCGGCACCGAAATCTCTGGAGAAGTCGGGTTTCCTAATCAATCTGGGACATCTTTACAAGTCGTGGACCCCGCCACCAGTGCCATTACCACAGAAAATATAGCGGTCTACAAGACAATTATCGGGCTTATCTTCTCCGCAATCCGATCGCTGGATCCAACCGCTGCCGCAAGGGATGATATGCCACCCTTAATTCCTGATGAGGATACCAGTTGGATGCAGATTAACGAGGCTGATGACGCAGCCGACATACTGAGAAAAACACTGGAGGTGCTTTCGACAATTACTAAGGTGCTTGAGAATCGCAATCAGGATGGAATCTTACCTATCGTTAATCCTATGGAACCACAAGAAGGCACAAAAAGGACAGACAGCAAACCCGTGGCTGTATATGATGAGGAAGTTATTGGCAAGGTAGGCATGACAATGGCAGAAATTGAACGCGCAGCTATCCAGAAAACGCTCGCGGAAACGGATGGAAATAAGACAGAAGCGGCAAAAATTCTTGACATCGGAGTCCGAACCCTACACCGCAAATTGGACGCTTATAGACAAGAAGTCAATAACAATTCGGGTGATAATTTTAATCAGGAATAA